The following coding sequences are from one Lolium rigidum isolate FL_2022 chromosome 6, APGP_CSIRO_Lrig_0.1, whole genome shotgun sequence window:
- the LOC124665606 gene encoding carbonic anhydrase, chloroplastic has product MDAAVERLKTGFEKFKTDVYDKQPDMFEPLKTGQKPKYMVFACADSRVCPSVTLGLEPGEAFTVRNISAMVPPYCKNKYAGVGSAIEYAVCALKVEVIVVIGHSRCGGIKALLSLKDGADDSFHFVEDWVRIGFPAKKKVQKECAEMSFEDQCAALEKEAVNVSLQNLNTYPFVKDALTAGTLKLVGGHYDFVSGKFDTWEL; this is encoded by the exons ATGGACGCCGCCGTGGAGCGCCTCAAGACCGGCTTCGAGAAGTTCAAGACCGATGTCTATGA CAAGCAGCCAGATATGTTCGAACCGCTCAAGACCGGCCAGAAACCCAAG TACATGGTGTTCGCGTGCGCCGACTCGCGGGTGTGCCCGTCGGTGACCCTGGGGCTGGAGCCCGGCGAGGCCTTCACCGTCCGCAACATCTCCGCCATGGTTCCGCCCTACTGCAAG AACAAGTACGCCGGTGTTGGGTCTGCCATCGAGTACGCCGTCTGCGCTCTCAAG GTTGAGGTCATCGTCGTGATTGGCCACAGCCGCTGTGGTGGAATCAAGGCGCTCCTGTCGCTCAAGGATGGCGCCGACGACTCATT CCACTTCGTCGAGGACTGGGTCAGGATCGGCTTCCCTGCCAAGAAGAAGGTGCAGAAGGAGTGCGCCGAGATGTCCTTCGaggaccaatgcgccgccttggaAAAG GAGGCCGTCAACGTGTCCCTCCAGAACCTCAACACCTACCCTTTCGTCAAGGACGCCCTGACCGCCGGAACTCTCAAGCTCGTCGGCGGCCACTACGACTTCGTCTCCGGCAAGTTCGACACGTGGGAGCTCTAG